In one Trichlorobacter lovleyi SZ genomic region, the following are encoded:
- a CDS encoding GspE/PulE family protein — protein MEMSQHKKLSQIMTELDALTAEEIDLVLAHQAAQGGRFGEAARELGLVDEAMVAKALAAQFGLPFVDLGSFKVDHGLFDTLPPDLMYRYHFVPLSLDDGVLNIAIADPTDVLMLDELELVLDRPVTFSVAATPAINKLLKGGEGTRRVLRDVSEDFLLQLVKETDSGEEVLSLESLSSDTASSPIVKLINTTLLDALGRRASDIHVETGHDGVTIKYRIDGVLYQANDPIDLHFQGPIISRLKIMSELDISERRIPQDGRFKIRLGDKSIDFRVSIMPSAHGEDAVIRILDKESIAAEMKGLSLEHLGIHPRELTRIRRKIREPYGMVLVTGPTGSGKTTTLYAALTEIHTGLDKIITIEDPVEYLLKGVLQIPVNEKKGLTFARGLRSILRHDPDKIMVGEIRDPETAQIAVQSALTGHLVFTTVHANNVLDVIGRFTHMGLDPYNFVSSLNCVIAQRLVRKVCKECRRPVDLTDQQLREAAIDPAWRATATFYEAVGCDACNSTGYRGRSAIIEMLEMNDELRDMIVSKTPAVRLKQVAREQGTVFLREAAVEKLCAGDTTLQEINRVTFVE, from the coding sequence ATGGAGATGTCACAACACAAGAAACTCAGCCAGATCATGACGGAGCTGGATGCCCTGACTGCCGAGGAGATCGATCTGGTCCTGGCTCATCAGGCCGCGCAGGGGGGACGTTTTGGAGAGGCTGCCCGGGAGCTTGGCCTGGTGGATGAAGCAATGGTTGCCAAGGCGCTTGCCGCCCAGTTTGGTCTGCCGTTTGTGGATCTTGGCAGTTTCAAGGTGGATCACGGGCTGTTCGACACCCTCCCGCCTGATCTGATGTACCGCTATCACTTTGTGCCGCTTTCCCTGGATGACGGTGTGTTGAACATAGCCATTGCCGATCCTACGGACGTTCTGATGCTGGACGAACTTGAACTGGTACTGGATCGGCCGGTCACCTTTTCTGTTGCCGCAACGCCAGCCATCAACAAACTGCTCAAGGGGGGAGAAGGGACCCGCCGGGTCTTGCGGGATGTGTCTGAGGACTTTCTGCTGCAACTGGTAAAAGAGACCGATAGCGGCGAAGAGGTTCTCTCTCTGGAGAGCCTGTCGTCAGATACCGCCTCCAGCCCGATCGTCAAACTGATCAATACCACCCTGCTGGACGCCCTGGGCCGTCGTGCCAGTGATATCCATGTTGAAACCGGTCATGACGGGGTCACCATCAAATACCGGATTGACGGGGTGCTTTACCAGGCCAATGATCCGATTGACCTCCACTTTCAGGGACCGATCATCTCCCGCCTCAAGATCATGAGTGAGCTGGATATTTCTGAACGACGCATTCCTCAGGATGGCCGTTTCAAGATCCGTTTGGGGGACAAGTCGATTGACTTCCGGGTGTCGATCATGCCCAGCGCCCATGGCGAAGATGCGGTCATCAGGATTCTTGATAAAGAAAGTATTGCCGCCGAGATGAAAGGTTTAAGTCTTGAGCATCTTGGCATCCATCCCCGCGAACTGACCCGTATCAGGCGCAAGATTCGCGAACCGTACGGCATGGTGCTGGTGACCGGCCCCACCGGTTCAGGTAAGACCACCACCCTGTACGCTGCCTTAACCGAAATCCATACCGGTCTGGACAAGATCATTACCATTGAAGACCCGGTTGAATATCTGCTGAAGGGGGTGCTGCAGATCCCGGTCAATGAAAAAAAGGGACTGACCTTTGCCCGCGGTCTACGCTCCATCCTGCGCCATGACCCGGACAAGATCATGGTGGGGGAGATCCGCGATCCCGAAACCGCCCAGATCGCGGTGCAGTCGGCCCTGACCGGACACCTGGTCTTTACCACGGTCCATGCCAACAACGTGCTGGATGTGATCGGGCGTTTTACCCACATGGGGCTCGATCCCTACAACTTTGTCTCTTCACTGAACTGTGTCATTGCCCAACGGCTGGTTCGTAAGGTCTGTAAAGAGTGTCGCCGGCCGGTCGACCTGACGGATCAACAGTTGCGCGAGGCGGCCATTGACCCTGCCTGGCGTGCCACTGCCACCTTCTATGAGGCGGTTGGCTGTGATGCCTGTAACAGTACCGGCTATCGGGGGCGTTCCGCCATTATTGAGATGCTGGAGATGAATGATGAGCTGAGGGATATGATCGTATCCAAGACGCCGGCGGTGCGGCTGAAACAGGTTGCCCGTGAACAGGGGACGGTCTTTCTGCGGGAGGCAGCAGTAGAAAAGCTGTGTGCCGGTGATACCACGTTGCAGGAAATCAACCGCGTGACATTTGTGGAATAG
- a CDS encoding type II secretion system F family protein: MPLFICKLGSPDGAILQRELEAVDEAQLRAGLEAQGYHVFSLQRSGLKLSFNFLKPRGGRIDNRELLAFNQELVVLLKSGMPIVPVLDAILEHRRKAGGTFAQVLGQVREDVKGGAALSTALERHGRLFPPLYLASVRAGERTGEVPQTIRRYILFLKRSEELRKKLISALIYPSILVVVAVLAIMLLLIYVVPTFSHVYADSGSQLPLLTRLLISFTNTLQSTVVVWLPGMVAAVVGLRSWSRSDGGRQRIDRWKLALPVLGDLFFGYAVSVFSRTLATLLGSGIPIVESLRMSLGTLNNRLLEQGMVIAIHQVEEGGRLSVALEQQQLMPPLALRMLGVGEATGSMEEMLSDVAEHLEAQVEERLQLLTTAIEPAVMLIMGLVIGIIIVAMYLPIFKLAGTVG; encoded by the coding sequence ATGCCGCTCTTTATCTGCAAACTGGGCAGTCCCGATGGCGCTATCCTGCAGCGAGAGCTGGAGGCGGTTGACGAAGCACAGTTGCGGGCAGGGCTGGAGGCGCAGGGTTATCACGTTTTTTCGCTGCAACGGTCCGGCCTGAAACTGTCGTTCAACTTTTTGAAGCCGCGCGGCGGTCGCATCGACAACCGGGAACTGTTGGCCTTTAATCAGGAACTGGTGGTGCTGCTGAAATCCGGTATGCCGATTGTGCCGGTGCTGGATGCAATCCTTGAGCATCGCCGAAAGGCCGGTGGTACTTTTGCCCAGGTGCTGGGACAGGTGCGGGAGGATGTCAAAGGAGGGGCTGCGCTCTCCACTGCCCTGGAGCGGCACGGCAGGCTGTTTCCGCCGCTGTATCTTGCGTCTGTCCGGGCAGGAGAGCGGACCGGTGAGGTGCCCCAGACCATCCGTCGCTACATCCTGTTCCTGAAAAGGTCTGAGGAACTACGTAAAAAGCTGATCTCTGCACTGATTTATCCAAGTATTCTCGTGGTGGTGGCGGTACTGGCAATCATGTTGCTGCTGATCTATGTGGTTCCCACCTTCAGTCATGTCTATGCCGATTCCGGGTCTCAACTGCCCCTGCTGACCCGTCTGCTGATCAGCTTTACCAATACCTTGCAGTCGACTGTTGTGGTCTGGCTACCGGGGATGGTCGCGGCTGTTGTTGGCCTGCGCAGCTGGAGCCGCTCTGACGGAGGACGTCAGCGGATAGACCGCTGGAAACTGGCACTGCCGGTGTTGGGTGACCTGTTTTTCGGGTATGCCGTATCGGTCTTTTCCCGTACTCTGGCCACGCTGCTGGGTAGCGGTATACCGATCGTTGAATCGTTGCGGATGTCTTTGGGCACCCTGAACAACCGCCTGCTGGAGCAAGGCATGGTCATAGCCATCCATCAGGTGGAAGAGGGAGGACGGCTCTCGGTGGCCCTTGAACAGCAGCAGTTGATGCCGCCGCTGGCATTGCGGATGTTGGGGGTAGGAGAGGCAACCGGATCAATGGAGGAAATGCTGTCCGATGTTGCCGAACACCTTGAGGCCCAGGTTGAGGAGCGCTTGCAGCTCCTGACCACTGCCATTGAACCGGCAGTCATGCTGATTATGGGCCTGGTGATCGGTATCATCATCGTGGCCATGTATCTGCCGATCTTTAAACTTGCCGGAACAGTGGGGTAG